One window of Chloroflexota bacterium genomic DNA carries:
- the rplR gene encoding 50S ribosomal protein L18: protein MKKRSTRLNSRHIHQARPRLCVFRSSNHIYAQVIDDKQSCTLASASSCEPELKTEGKKKTESAALVGALVGKRAVEKGVTQVVFDRCGYKYHGRVKALAEAARSSGLKF, encoded by the coding sequence ATGAAGAAAAGAAGTACAAGGCTGAATAGCAGGCACATTCATCAAGCAAGACCTAGATTGTGCGTTTTCCGGAGCTCAAATCATATTTATGCTCAAGTTATAGATGATAAACAATCTTGCACATTAGCTAGTGCTTCCAGTTGTGAGCCGGAGCTGAAGACTGAGGGTAAAAAGAAGACGGAAAGTGCTGCATTAGTGGGGGCCCTTGTGGGAAAACGAGCTGTAGAAAAGGGTGTGACTCAGGTCGTATTTGATCGATGTGGATACAAGTATCATGGCCGTGTCAAAGCCTTGGCTGAGGCAGCTAGATCGTCGGGATTGAAATTCTGA